The sequence TTGGATGTAAAAAATCCGGATCTGGGAAACCAGCTTAAAAAGGTAGTGGCAGATGAAGAAGGCTTCGTTATACAGCCGAAACATTTTATTCTTGCAACAACAAGGGAGTATATAAAACTACCGGACTATCTAACAGCATTTGTAGAAGGAAGGTCTTCTTTAGGTAGATTAGGTCTTTTTATAGAAAATGCAGGGTGGGTAGACGCAGGATTTGAGGGTAATATAACTCTGGAGTTTTACAATGCAAACTCAAGACCTTTAAGGATATATCCCGGAATGAGGATATGTCAGCTTGTTTTTGCCCAGATGGAACAGCCTGCAGAAAATCCCTACAGAGGAAAGTATCAGGGGCAGAGAGGCACAACGGCCTCCCGTATATATCTTGACAAGGATTAAGGAGAGCTACAGACCACTCCTTTAGGAGCAAGCTCCATCTCGCACAGTTTTAAGAATAGTATCTGGTATGCATAAGATGCACAGTTACTGTGGTCTAAACTGCCAGTACCGAAAACAACCTCAGGATCTATGAAATCCACATCAGGGGCTCCATTACTGGCAAACTTCTGGTATGTTTCATAAGCAAGCTGTTGGGGTAGGATGTTGTCTCCTCCGCAATGTATGAAGATCATCTTCATCTGGGGAACCCAGTTATCAACATTGTTTTCCCTCAACCTTTTTCTGAGAGGAAAGTCTGGATTGTTAATAAAGCTGTCTATAGCGTCCAGTGTAAAAAAGTCTGAAACGAGGAAAGTATCATTATTTGGATCTTTACCTGCATAAGCAAACATCATCCCGTAGATAGTTGTTCCATCTTTTGTCTTGTCAAAAAGGGTATCAAGGGTGCTCTGGAAGGCAGACTGAAGAATATTTTGCAAAACAATATCACTGTATGCCTTAGAATACGCATAGACAACATAGGCAGGATACGGAGGAAATACCATACTACCGGCTGTTATAATACCAAGCCCCATTTTTTCCATATTATAAACACCTGCCATCGGGAAGACAGCTTTTATATGATAAGGGGTTTTTCCTTGAAGTTTTCTTGCAGATGCCATAGTTACAAAACCACCCTCTGAATAACCTGCAAGATATACCTCCCTTTTCATAGGAAGCGTATTCTTCTCTGCGTACTCATAGACTGCTTTTATCATATCAGCAACAGAGTTAGCAAGAGGCTCCGCTATCATATAAGGGTGATAGTGGTCTACAGACTCTCCATACCCTATATAATCAGGCATAGCAACGGCAAAACCAAGAGTACCGGTATATTGGAGTACTAAAGAAAGAGTACTTCCTGTGGGAGATCCTCCGTTGAAAAATGTTGATATATCTTCTGTTGGAGCTTCATCATTCAGAAATATGGTGCCGTGGTTGTCTGTTACGAGGGGATAAGAAAACAACAGTTGTTTATCAGGCGGTAAAGAAGAGTAATCAGGAATAACCAAAAGACCTGAGGCTCTTATTTTATTACCTTCCTTGTCTGTAGTCCAGTAAATAATTTTGTAAGCATAGAGACCAAAGTATGTTGACTGAGATGTATTAACTGAAGCTGTTAAAGGCTGTGTTAATAAATTTCCTACATCTGAGC comes from Persephonella hydrogeniphila and encodes:
- the dcd gene encoding dCTP deaminase, whose product is MILSDRKIKELLRKKELIIEPIDSNQIQPSSVDLRLGNDFLIYPEEIEILDVKNPDLGNQLKKVVADEEGFVIQPKHFILATTREYIKLPDYLTAFVEGRSSLGRLGLFIENAGWVDAGFEGNITLEFYNANSRPLRIYPGMRICQLVFAQMEQPAENPYRGKYQGQRGTTASRIYLDKD
- a CDS encoding alpha/beta hydrolase family protein gives rise to the protein MMRKVIFSVFLVLSGFIFFSCENDTPQEESTLIDVQLLGHLSSSDVGNLLTQPLTASVNTSQSTYFGLYAYKIIYWTTDKEGNKIRASGLLVIPDYSSLPPDKQLLFSYPLVTDNHGTIFLNDEAPTEDISTFFNGGSPTGSTLSLVLQYTGTLGFAVAMPDYIGYGESVDHYHPYMIAEPLANSVADMIKAVYEYAEKNTLPMKREVYLAGYSEGGFVTMASARKLQGKTPYHIKAVFPMAGVYNMEKMGLGIITAGSMVFPPYPAYVVYAYSKAYSDIVLQNILQSAFQSTLDTLFDKTKDGTTIYGMMFAYAGKDPNNDTFLVSDFFTLDAIDSFINNPDFPLRKRLRENNVDNWVPQMKMIFIHCGGDNILPQQLAYETYQKFASNGAPDVDFIDPEVVFGTGSLDHSNCASYAYQILFLKLCEMELAPKGVVCSSP